The following coding sequences lie in one Rutidosis leptorrhynchoides isolate AG116_Rl617_1_P2 chromosome 6, CSIRO_AGI_Rlap_v1, whole genome shotgun sequence genomic window:
- the LOC139852927 gene encoding protein GLUTAMINE DUMPER 2-like, whose protein sequence is MMQQTVPSMAPSSLPYQRSPWHSPVPYLFGGLAAMLGLIAFALLILACSYWKLSGDMENRHEGERDLEAGDSKGDQNDKDLVPPFEEKYLVIMAGQANPTFIATPVSSRASSFGSCGSRDTSTCSDVSSNLEDEKQVTGS, encoded by the coding sequence ATGATGCAACAAACAGTTCCTTCAATGGCTCCGTCGTCCTTGCCTTATCAACGATCACCATGGCACTCACCGGTGCCGTACTTATTCGGAGGCCTTGCAGCCATGTTGGGTCTCATTGCTTTTGCTCTCTTAATCCTTGCTTGTTCATATTGGAAGCTTTCGGGCGATATGGAGAATCGTCACGAAGGAGAGCGAGATCTTGAGGCCGGAGACTCAAAAGGGGACCAAAATGATAAAGACTTGGTACCTCCTTTTGAAGAAAAGTATTTGGTAATTATGGCGGGACAAGCGAACCCTACGTTTATTGCAACACCTGTGTCAAGTAGAGCATCGTCGTTTGGTAGTTGTGGTTCTAGGGACACGTCAACATGTTCTGACGTGTCGTCAAATTTGGAAGATGAGAAACAAGTAACTGGCTCTTAG